CTCCTTTCCCATGGCCGTGCAGTGCCGGTCCGACGAGACGGTGATCTTCGCCTGGCTGGTCTGGCCCTCCCGGGAGGTGCGTGACCAGGCCATGCCCCGGATCATGGAGGACTCGCGCCTGTCGCCGGAGGTCAATCCCATGCCCTTTGACGGCAAGCGGTTGATCTACGGCGGCTTCGAGATGGTGGTGGACGAATAGTCACCCGACGGTGGCCGACGCCCG
The Halomonas sp. M4R1S46 DNA segment above includes these coding regions:
- a CDS encoding DUF1428 domain-containing protein; protein product: MSYVDGFVAAVPTANRQAYIEHARQAAEVFKEYGALKVVECWGDDVPEGEVTSFPMAVQCRSDETVIFAWLVWPSREVRDQAMPRIMEDSRLSPEVNPMPFDGKRLIYGGFEMVVDE